A stretch of the Actinoalloteichus fjordicus genome encodes the following:
- a CDS encoding TIGR02680 family protein: MSESGRWRLHRGGIVNIWQYAEQTFDLSGGRAIFQGTNGSGKSRTLELLLPLCLDGDLRQLGSKGFDTVSIRRLMLDDYTGGPNRIGYAWVELARTAPAGPEKDPADQDGAAPDALEYLTCGIGVKASKTSQQITDSWRFITTRRIGVDLRLVGVDEVPLSAAGLRDVLGPDCVLDESTFRARVAELVYRLPAARYGDLLHLQRTLRNPDVGLKVLEGQLEQILSDALPPLDTTLVESLAGSFDDLEAIRENIIGLSTADRALSTFVAGYSGYAAGSLRKLGRQMSAAAEELAALRAELADLERRGDKAFAEREAAAGTVRRLETEESELEVRIDGMKSMPAYQGLRDLEDREALVAAGRASAQTALETAGRQRGQEDRAVDAVLGVLRRLHQDASAARELADAAAARLAAAGLDPSLCPTVPPAPSVDVEVRHEPVLAKPDPGSEPLPVERRHLPALSPEMLTDQLQAAAGVAERATAETRRRVALISSLHQQAAEADRAGVALAQSHRDVRAAQVAATEAAGRRHEADQRLGDAAERWRDRARAWFESASHAPAGERFDALHTVPELPSAADLQRDLAAPRAVRDAARAWCAPGVASAAARTAAARGELSRVRGAIEQRDRELAGTRSGERHRPPTAGWVEHDQDATRGAPFYRLVDFRPEVEPADQAGLEAALTASGLLTAWVDAAGAARLPASAELLAVSDGTTLPPGRTLAELLIPADDGDSPVAAEVVEALLRTVSVDTPGSGAEPSTSLTVSTSGRWSAGVLRGAWHKDAAEYVGAGARKAARMRRIVELEDELDGLRGEQAAAERALTEAVDAEAELVARVESFPDDGELIAAHASASSARGVADEAATRAESLRARHRLTEQREQAVAAELARAGASAGLSSDSAELAAARQAAEQARETIERLAESLSQRAVRTVADLAEGLRHLHAAEQDRVEAERQAEQACSSHAEQAAALAELTDAVGREAGEVADLLAALEQRRVDCRAELPAARERVAALRERAAKVATLTETRQAQLDGRAAQEERATAAFRESLRTPGLWAAAVAEAGQDVPRTPPADPAEALRLLGEGRAGAAVSEASVIGRLQALQAALAGTHDIQATEQAGVLCVTVSSADGPRPVAEAASRVAEQLGRQRGFLGERYQTIFSDYLIRDLAERLRGQIAVAEDLCRRMNDVLDRARSSQGVHVQLEWRPSAALDEPTRQALELVRTPFADRDGGQDEALRRALTERIEAERDTRTGGYAEILTRALDYRGWHAFTVRVRDDGPDGRPRVRRLRQLSSGETRLVSYVTLFAAAASFYDAVGAAGTEETTVEPLRLVLLDEAFERLDDPTIARMLGLLVDVDMDWLITWPSGWGVSPKIPRMHIYDVLRPKSGGGLACTHTTWDGRDLTGQDR, from the coding sequence GTGAGCGAGTCCGGTCGGTGGCGGCTGCATCGCGGCGGCATCGTCAACATCTGGCAGTACGCCGAGCAGACCTTCGATCTCTCCGGCGGCCGGGCCATCTTCCAAGGCACCAACGGGTCGGGGAAGTCCCGCACGCTGGAGCTGCTGCTTCCGCTGTGCCTGGACGGGGATCTGCGGCAGCTCGGCTCCAAGGGCTTCGACACGGTGAGCATCCGCAGGCTGATGCTCGACGACTACACCGGTGGTCCGAACCGGATCGGCTACGCCTGGGTCGAGCTGGCCAGGACCGCACCCGCCGGGCCCGAGAAGGACCCAGCGGACCAGGACGGCGCCGCCCCGGACGCACTCGAGTATCTGACCTGCGGAATCGGGGTCAAGGCCTCCAAGACCTCCCAGCAGATCACCGACTCGTGGCGCTTCATCACCACGCGGCGGATCGGCGTCGATCTACGGCTGGTCGGCGTCGACGAAGTGCCGTTGAGCGCGGCCGGGCTGCGCGACGTGCTCGGGCCGGACTGCGTGCTCGACGAGAGCACCTTCCGGGCCAGGGTGGCGGAGCTGGTCTATCGACTTCCTGCCGCCCGCTATGGCGACCTCCTGCATCTGCAGCGGACGCTGCGCAACCCGGACGTGGGCCTGAAGGTGTTGGAGGGCCAGCTCGAACAGATCCTCTCCGACGCGCTCCCGCCGTTGGACACGACGCTGGTCGAGTCGCTGGCGGGCTCGTTCGACGACCTGGAGGCGATTCGGGAGAACATCATCGGCCTGAGCACCGCCGACCGAGCGCTGAGCACCTTCGTGGCGGGCTACTCGGGGTACGCGGCGGGCTCGCTGCGCAAGCTTGGCAGGCAGATGAGCGCCGCCGCCGAGGAGCTGGCCGCGCTGCGCGCCGAGCTGGCCGACCTGGAACGGCGCGGTGACAAGGCCTTCGCCGAACGCGAGGCGGCGGCGGGCACGGTGCGGCGGCTGGAGACCGAGGAGAGCGAGCTGGAGGTGCGCATCGACGGCATGAAGTCGATGCCCGCCTATCAGGGACTCCGGGATCTGGAGGACCGCGAGGCGTTGGTGGCGGCGGGCCGGGCCTCCGCGCAGACGGCGTTGGAGACGGCGGGCAGGCAACGCGGCCAGGAGGATCGCGCCGTCGACGCCGTCCTCGGCGTGCTGCGACGGCTGCATCAGGACGCCTCGGCGGCCCGGGAACTGGCCGACGCCGCAGCCGCTCGACTGGCGGCGGCGGGGCTGGACCCGAGCCTGTGTCCGACCGTGCCGCCCGCTCCGAGCGTCGACGTCGAGGTGCGGCACGAGCCGGTGCTGGCCAAGCCCGACCCCGGTTCGGAGCCGCTGCCGGTGGAGCGCAGGCACCTGCCCGCGTTGTCCCCGGAGATGCTGACCGACCAGCTCCAGGCGGCGGCAGGTGTCGCAGAGCGGGCGACGGCGGAGACCCGTCGGCGGGTGGCGTTGATCTCCAGCCTGCATCAGCAGGCCGCCGAGGCGGACCGGGCCGGTGTCGCCCTGGCCCAGTCCCATCGGGACGTGCGGGCGGCGCAGGTCGCGGCCACCGAGGCCGCCGGGCGCCGTCATGAGGCCGATCAACGGCTCGGCGACGCCGCCGAACGCTGGCGGGACCGGGCCAGGGCGTGGTTCGAGTCGGCGTCGCACGCGCCTGCGGGCGAGCGGTTCGATGCACTGCACACCGTGCCGGAGCTGCCCTCGGCGGCCGACCTGCAACGGGATCTCGCCGCGCCGCGTGCCGTGCGCGACGCCGCCCGTGCCTGGTGCGCGCCTGGCGTCGCCTCGGCCGCTGCGCGGACGGCGGCGGCGCGGGGCGAGCTGTCCAGGGTGCGCGGGGCGATCGAGCAGCGGGACCGAGAGCTGGCGGGCACGCGGTCCGGTGAGCGGCACCGCCCGCCGACGGCGGGCTGGGTCGAGCACGACCAGGATGCGACGCGGGGCGCCCCGTTCTACCGACTGGTGGACTTCCGGCCCGAGGTCGAGCCTGCGGACCAGGCAGGGCTCGAGGCGGCCTTGACCGCATCGGGTCTGCTCACGGCGTGGGTCGACGCCGCGGGCGCCGCCCGCCTGCCCGCCTCGGCCGAGCTGCTGGCGGTCTCCGACGGAACCACGCTCCCGCCCGGCCGGACCCTGGCGGAGCTGCTGATCCCGGCCGACGACGGCGATTCGCCCGTGGCGGCCGAGGTGGTCGAGGCGCTGCTGCGGACGGTGAGCGTCGACACGCCTGGTTCGGGTGCGGAGCCGTCGACGAGCCTCACCGTCTCGACCTCGGGCCGCTGGTCGGCGGGGGTGCTGCGGGGCGCCTGGCACAAGGACGCCGCCGAGTACGTCGGCGCGGGCGCCCGCAAGGCCGCGCGGATGCGGCGGATCGTCGAGCTGGAGGACGAGCTGGACGGCCTGCGCGGTGAACAGGCCGCCGCAGAGCGGGCCCTCACCGAGGCGGTCGACGCCGAGGCCGAGCTGGTGGCGCGGGTGGAGTCCTTCCCGGACGACGGGGAGTTGATCGCGGCGCACGCCTCGGCAAGCAGCGCGCGGGGCGTCGCGGACGAGGCTGCGACCCGAGCCGAGTCGCTGCGGGCCCGCCATCGGCTCACGGAGCAGCGCGAACAGGCGGTGGCGGCGGAGCTGGCCAGGGCGGGCGCCTCGGCGGGGCTGTCCTCGGACAGCGCCGAGCTGGCCGCCGCCCGGCAGGCCGCCGAGCAGGCCAGGGAGACCATCGAGCGGCTCGCCGAGTCGCTCAGCCAGCGGGCGGTGCGCACCGTGGCAGACCTGGCCGAGGGCCTGCGTCATCTGCACGCCGCCGAACAGGATCGTGTCGAGGCGGAACGACAGGCCGAGCAGGCCTGTTCCTCCCATGCCGAGCAGGCCGCGGCACTGGCGGAGCTGACCGACGCGGTCGGCCGCGAGGCAGGCGAGGTGGCGGACCTGCTGGCCGCATTGGAGCAGCGGCGCGTCGACTGCCGCGCGGAGCTGCCCGCCGCCAGGGAGCGGGTCGCCGCGCTGCGGGAGCGGGCCGCGAAGGTCGCGACGCTGACCGAGACCCGGCAGGCGCAGCTCGACGGTCGGGCGGCGCAGGAAGAGCGGGCGACGGCGGCGTTCCGCGAGTCGCTGCGCACCCCCGGCCTGTGGGCTGCTGCGGTGGCCGAGGCCGGGCAGGACGTCCCGCGAACTCCGCCCGCCGACCCGGCCGAGGCGCTGCGGCTGCTCGGCGAAGGCCGGGCGGGCGCGGCCGTCTCGGAGGCGTCGGTGATCGGCAGGCTCCAAGCGCTCCAGGCCGCGCTGGCAGGCACCCACGACATCCAGGCCACCGAGCAGGCAGGCGTGCTGTGCGTGACGGTGAGCAGTGCCGACGGGCCCCGGCCGGTGGCCGAGGCGGCGAGTCGCGTCGCGGAGCAGCTCGGCAGGCAGCGCGGCTTCCTCGGCGAGCGATACCAGACGATCTTCTCCGACTACCTGATCAGGGACCTCGCGGAGCGCCTGCGGGGTCAGATCGCGGTGGCCGAGGACCTGTGCCGACGGATGAACGACGTGCTGGATCGGGCCCGATCGAGTCAAGGGGTGCACGTCCAGCTGGAGTGGCGCCCGTCCGCCGCGCTGGACGAGCCGACGAGGCAGGCCCTGGAACTCGTCCGCACGCCCTTCGCCGACCGCGACGGCGGGCAGGACGAGGCGCTGCGGCGAGCGTTGACCGAGCGGATTGAGGCCGAGCGCGACACCAGGACCGGCGGCTATGCGGAGATCCTCACCAGGGCCTTGGACTATCGAGGCTGGCACGCCTTCACCGTGCGGGTCCGCGACGACGGACCGGACGGCAGGCCCCGGGTGCGCAGGCTGCGTCAGCTGTCCTCCGGCGAGACCCGGCTGGTGTCCTACGTGACGTTGTTCGCGGCGGCGGCCTCGTTCTACGACGCGGTCGGGGCGGCGGGCACCGAGGAGACGACGGTGGAGCCGCTGCGGCTGGTACTGCTGGACGAGGCCTTCGAACGGCTGGACGATCCGACCATCGCCCGGATGCTGGGGCTGCTGGTCGACGTCGACATGGACTGGCTGATCACCTGGCCGAGCGGCTGGGGGGTGTCTCCGAAGATTCCCCGGATGCACATCTACGACGTGCTGCGGCCGAAGAGCGGCGGCGGACTGGCCTGCACGCACACCACCTGGGACGGCCGAGACCTGACCGGACAGGACAGATGA